One bacterium DNA segment encodes these proteins:
- a CDS encoding trehalose-6-phosphate synthase, which translates to MRNTDDDRNSPLDLIEIPERIESSRIGSEHHNTLVDSSSLARIIRDVADGSKLVVVSNREPIIHESFGTGYREIRPASGMVTGLEPILGAVNGTWIAHGSGSADRRVVDRYDRVVVPKHDPKYTLRRVWLTSQDELGYYDGVANNAIWPLCHIAYARPTFSRADWETYRRVNEKFCAAVLEEVGPDPAIVFIQDYHLALLPRMLKNHRPDLTLVHFWHIPWPNSEAFRIMPWGEELLDGLLGNDLLGFHIQYHCNNFLDTVDSVIESRVDREHFRIFRGGKMTFVRPFPISVDISQIAIDSGSEAISRRAQEILHEIESAEAGQTLFVGVDRLDYTKGIPERLRAFDQLLGENSDLHGKVTLLQLAAPSRSGVDKYRRLDSKVETLVDEINQKYQTARWIPIRFLRGHHDYITVLAAYQLAHTLLVTSVHDGMNLVAKEFIASRIDGDGVLLLSRYTGAARELIDAIQVNPYDVDEVASSFYAALVMNETERRERMTRMRRLVTANNIYGWGSSIFEEIRRIQPILAAERENMK; encoded by the coding sequence ATGAGAAACACAGACGACGACAGAAACTCACCACTCGACTTGATCGAGATTCCGGAGCGAATCGAGTCTAGCCGCATTGGCTCGGAGCACCACAACACTCTGGTCGACTCATCGTCACTGGCGAGAATAATCCGCGACGTGGCCGACGGATCGAAGTTGGTAGTCGTTTCCAACCGGGAACCGATAATCCACGAATCATTCGGCACCGGCTACCGGGAGATTCGTCCGGCAAGCGGCATGGTTACTGGGCTCGAGCCAATCCTGGGCGCTGTCAACGGGACCTGGATTGCCCACGGTTCTGGTTCTGCCGATCGACGAGTCGTCGATAGATACGATCGGGTGGTTGTACCTAAACATGATCCTAAGTACACCCTTCGCCGGGTTTGGTTAACGAGTCAGGATGAACTCGGGTACTATGACGGCGTAGCCAACAATGCAATTTGGCCCCTCTGTCACATCGCCTATGCACGACCGACCTTTTCTCGTGCCGATTGGGAAACTTACCGTAGAGTAAATGAGAAATTCTGCGCTGCTGTCCTTGAGGAAGTTGGACCCGATCCGGCCATCGTCTTCATACAGGATTATCACCTTGCCTTGCTCCCGCGCATGTTGAAGAATCACCGTCCCGATCTTACGCTGGTGCATTTTTGGCACATACCATGGCCAAACTCTGAAGCTTTCAGAATAATGCCGTGGGGTGAAGAACTGTTGGATGGACTCTTGGGTAATGATCTTCTCGGGTTCCACATCCAATACCACTGCAACAATTTTCTCGATACTGTTGATTCTGTCATTGAATCGCGAGTCGATCGCGAACACTTCAGAATATTCCGAGGCGGAAAGATGACATTCGTGCGACCGTTTCCTATCAGCGTTGATATCAGTCAAATCGCCATCGATTCCGGAAGTGAAGCGATCTCGCGCCGAGCTCAAGAAATTCTTCACGAAATTGAATCTGCAGAAGCTGGCCAGACGCTCTTTGTCGGAGTCGATCGCCTCGATTATACCAAGGGTATCCCGGAGCGACTTCGAGCCTTCGACCAGCTACTTGGCGAGAACTCCGATTTGCACGGTAAAGTGACACTTTTGCAGCTCGCCGCTCCCAGCCGATCTGGTGTGGACAAATATCGTCGTTTGGATTCCAAGGTTGAAACGCTTGTCGACGAAATCAATCAGAAGTACCAAACTGCTCGCTGGATACCGATTAGATTTCTTCGTGGTCATCACGACTACATTACAGTCCTTGCAGCATATCAGTTGGCGCACACGCTCCTCGTGACTTCGGTCCACGACGGAATGAATCTTGTCGCAAAAGAGTTCATCGCCTCGCGCATAGACGGTGATGGAGTGTTATTGCTTTCGCGATACACCGGAGCGGCACGCGAGCTAATCGATGCAATCCAAGTAAATCCTTACGACGTGGATGAGGTTGCTTCTTCATTTTATGCGGCGCTGGTAATGAATGAGACCGAACGACGTGAACGAATGACTCGTATGCGCCGACTTGTGACCGCCAACAACATCTATGGATGGGGGAGCAGCATTTTCGAAGAGATTCGACGGATTCAACCAATTCTGGCGGCTGAACGGGAGAATATGAAATGA